A window of the Yersinia rochesterensis genome harbors these coding sequences:
- a CDS encoding primase-helicase zinc-binding domain-containing protein, with protein sequence MTFVEDVRSKAKGHWEAIFQRLDIPTNRGEGECPSCGGKTRYRFDDREGRGTYYCSHCGAGTGLDLVMKVNQCDARSAAEMVAGVMALPLPEPKPAREKPQPNIAIADKVAVLVAKTVSGESQYLHNKGLPSPSNALLSDGSLLLILQAMDGTTIGAQVINPDGSKRLLAGTTKKGSFIPVRLQSPTEDEQPVTVLIAEGYATGVTVSLLDDGVVLAALDEGNLIHVAKVCRERWPLAKIIIAADNDWHESGECDEKGKLKLNIGVISAEKAAISVSGWVATPPTHHKADWDDYRQQNGTEATTRAFTESLYQPKGAKMKATVTAIHNDKNSRPALSQMAASQRGELLAERYGQITVNPESETVYRYNGERWEKVPDSELQREMVAIFNENETPYSPTGIKNAIEAMKLQVPVMTTQPRYLIGFKNGVYDLRENAFRAHKPEDWLLNHNGITFTQPLAANECLEVHASNFYKWLSHAAGRDAGKMERIKAGLFMVLANRYDWQLFLEITGEGGSGKSVFTHIATLLTGEHNTASGNMAALDSARGRAQFVGKSLILLPDQSKYVGEGTGIKAITGGDLLEIDGKYEKQFSIILQSVVLATNNEPMNFTERQGGIARRRVIFSFNNPVSDDEKDPLLSEKISVELPVIIRHLLTEFASQDKAKLLLLEQRNSDEALEVKRGTDPVIDLCAALYFMSEARGLLMGGGKSIESEPKKYLYHLYKEFLEFQGLGKPLAVTSFGKAMKNAANEYGKEYKTREINGRKQTNVGLTEKVNGFLPHVWGLDTPD encoded by the coding sequence ATGACATTCGTTGAGGACGTTCGCAGCAAAGCTAAAGGCCACTGGGAAGCTATTTTCCAACGTCTGGATATTCCGACCAATCGCGGCGAGGGTGAGTGTCCAAGCTGTGGCGGTAAAACCCGCTATCGATTTGATGATCGGGAGGGGCGCGGAACCTACTATTGCTCACACTGTGGCGCGGGTACCGGCTTGGATTTAGTAATGAAGGTTAACCAGTGTGACGCTCGTTCAGCGGCGGAAATGGTCGCGGGTGTAATGGCGCTGCCCTTGCCAGAGCCGAAGCCAGCCAGAGAGAAGCCTCAACCCAACATCGCTATAGCTGACAAGGTGGCGGTGCTGGTGGCTAAAACAGTATCGGGTGAATCTCAGTACCTACACAATAAGGGCCTTCCAAGCCCCTCCAATGCCTTACTCAGTGACGGCTCTCTGTTGCTGATACTGCAAGCAATGGACGGCACCACCATCGGCGCACAGGTGATTAACCCTGACGGTTCAAAACGGTTATTAGCGGGTACCACAAAAAAAGGTTCATTTATTCCGGTAAGGCTCCAATCACCAACAGAGGACGAACAGCCTGTAACGGTGCTGATCGCCGAGGGTTACGCAACCGGCGTTACCGTTTCGTTACTGGATGATGGGGTGGTACTGGCCGCACTGGACGAAGGCAACCTAATTCACGTCGCGAAGGTCTGCCGTGAACGGTGGCCACTGGCAAAAATCATCATTGCCGCAGATAACGACTGGCACGAATCGGGAGAATGTGACGAAAAAGGTAAACTCAAACTGAATATTGGTGTTATCTCCGCTGAAAAAGCCGCCATTTCCGTTTCTGGCTGGGTAGCCACGCCACCGACTCACCATAAAGCCGACTGGGACGACTACCGCCAACAAAACGGCACAGAGGCCACTACGCGCGCTTTTACTGAATCACTGTATCAACCAAAGGGGGCGAAAATGAAAGCTACCGTTACCGCTATACACAATGATAAAAACTCTCGCCCGGCGTTGTCTCAGATGGCAGCAAGTCAGCGGGGAGAGCTACTAGCAGAACGTTATGGGCAGATCACCGTCAACCCAGAAAGTGAGACGGTTTATCGTTATAACGGTGAGCGGTGGGAAAAAGTCCCTGACAGCGAGCTACAGCGCGAAATGGTCGCTATCTTCAATGAGAATGAAACACCTTATTCTCCTACCGGAATTAAAAACGCGATTGAAGCCATGAAGCTGCAAGTGCCAGTTATGACAACTCAGCCGCGCTACTTAATTGGTTTCAAGAATGGCGTGTATGACCTGCGAGAAAACGCATTCAGAGCACATAAGCCGGAGGATTGGCTACTTAATCATAATGGCATCACGTTCACCCAACCACTGGCGGCAAATGAATGTCTTGAGGTACACGCGAGTAATTTCTACAAATGGCTATCTCATGCGGCGGGTCGTGACGCCGGGAAGATGGAACGCATTAAGGCTGGGTTATTCATGGTGCTGGCGAACCGTTATGACTGGCAGCTATTTCTTGAGATAACCGGTGAGGGAGGTAGCGGAAAAAGCGTATTTACTCATATTGCTACATTATTGACCGGGGAACATAACACCGCCAGTGGCAATATGGCGGCGCTGGATAGCGCCAGAGGCCGAGCGCAGTTTGTCGGGAAAAGCCTAATCTTGCTTCCTGACCAGTCTAAATACGTGGGCGAGGGAACGGGAATTAAGGCTATTACCGGCGGTGACTTGCTTGAGATTGACGGCAAGTATGAGAAGCAATTTAGTATTATTTTACAGTCGGTAGTACTTGCAACGAATAACGAACCTATGAACTTTACTGAACGTCAGGGAGGGATAGCCCGGCGCAGGGTTATTTTCTCTTTCAATAACCCTGTCAGTGATGATGAGAAAGATCCACTTTTGAGTGAGAAAATTAGCGTGGAATTACCTGTCATTATCCGTCACCTGTTAACTGAGTTTGCCAGCCAAGATAAAGCTAAATTGCTTCTACTGGAGCAGCGTAATTCTGATGAGGCATTAGAGGTAAAGCGAGGCACAGATCCAGTTATTGATTTATGCGCGGCACTGTATTTCATGAGTGAAGCTCGAGGGTTGCTCATGGGGGGTGGAAAAAGCATTGAATCCGAGCCTAAAAAATACCTGTATCACCTTTACAAAGAATTTCTTGAGTTTCAGGGGTTAGGTAAGCCGCTGGCTGTAACGTCATTCGGTAAGGCGATGAAAAATGCGGCGAATGAATACGGCAAGGAGTACAAAACACGGGAAATCAACGGGCGCAAACAAACCAATGTGGGGTTAACGGAAAAAGTGAACGGCTTCCTTCCTCATGTGTGGGGGCTGGATACGCCGGATTAA
- a CDS encoding DUF4222 domain-containing protein: MREPLPNDRYKDNHGLLVTVQSVAFNRVTFSRDGYPAPCIMPQARFVAEFTFTGRA, encoded by the coding sequence ATGCGCGAACCGCTGCCTAATGACCGCTATAAAGACAATCACGGCTTACTCGTCACTGTACAGTCCGTGGCGTTTAACCGGGTCACCTTTAGCCGTGATGGATATCCGGCACCTTGCATCATGCCTCAGGCGCGTTTCGTTGCTGAATTCACTTTTACCGGGAGAGCGTAG